A window of Kribbella voronezhensis genomic DNA:
CACCATCAACAGGGCCAGCAGGACCAGGTTGATCTGCCCCATCCCGAACGTGGACGACACGGGCTCGAGGAGCAGTCCCGCCGCGGAGCAGAACAGCCCAGCTCCGATCAACCGGTCCCTGGACCACTGCGGCCGCAGCGCACGGGCCGTGACCGCGCCGACGGCCAGCAGCGACACGCCCGACAGCAACGTCATCAGCAGCCTGGCGAAGTGCTCGCCGATCGCCAGCGGCGCCATGATCATGGCCGCGAACGGCGGATAGGTGAAGCCGAGGCCCATGCCGGGGTACTTCTGGTTCACGGTGTAGATGTCGTCACCGTCGACGAAACCTCTGGCGCCGGCGAAGTACACGCGCAGGTCCGACATCGAGGACGACGGCGGCCAGAGCGCCACGCAGACAACGATGACGGCCGCTCCGGCGAGGGCGAACCAGGGCAGCAGGTTCCGGGTCTTCACCGCTGGGAGAACTGGACTTGTGGTCATGGTTCCGACCCTCGCTGCCGGACCCGGGTCGCCACATCGCCGTCAGGTGCCCACTGTGGTCACTGGATCGAATGACGCGGCACGAACGCCTGTCACTCCAAAGAGTGACGGCCTGGGCCGGACTGGGCAGCAGAATGAAGGGGTGAGCGGAGAGATCGCGCCGTACGGCGGAGCAGGCGGGCGCATGATCCGCGTCCGCGCCCTCGTTGCGAGCGGCAACTTCGACATCGTGCTCGCGGTGATCGGGCTGGCGATCACTCAGGTGCAGTTGGTCAGGCAACCCGGCGGCTGGCCCGACGCGGCCCTGCCGGTCCAGGTGTTCCTTGCCGCCGCCCCAGCACTACTCGCGATCCGGCGAGTGGATCCGGTGCTGGCGTCGGCGGGACTGGTCATCGGCGCATATCTGTCGGTGCTGGTGAACCGAGGGGACTTCGACTACGTCCTGCTGATCGGCGGCGCGCTCGCCCTGTGGTCGCTGGCCTCGCGCTGCCGTGTGCGCACGGTCCTGGTGGCCGGGGCGGTGATCACGGCCGTCCCGGTGGTCGCCAGAGTCCGCTGGGGAGTGTTCGAGTCCGCGCTCTTTCCGTCGATCTACCGCCAGGTGGCAAACGACCCACTGTGGGACGCGGCCGCGAGTGGGGGACCCTCCCTAGAGGACTACAACCGCGCGATGGCGTCGAGATGGCCGTGGTGGCTGTCAGTCGTGCTGTTCGCGGTCTGTCTGCTCTCCCTGCTCTACCGACGCCTCCGCCGGACCGCGGTCGTCGAGCGGACCGTTTGGGAACGTATCGAGGACCTCCGTACCTTTCTGCTGACCACGGCCGCGCTCGATGCCGTGCTGGCGATGGTGACCACCTCGCTGATGCTGGCGGACCTGGGCCGGGACATTGCCAGGGGCAACTGGTGGAGTGCGCCTGGCTGGATGCCGTACGTCATTGCCTTCTCCGCCCTCACGCTGGTCCAACGGCGCAAGTGGCCGGCCGTTCCGGTCGTGGTGCTCGCCATCGGCGCCTTGCTGGCCTACTGGCAGACCAGCACGAGCTGGAGCGTCCTCGTCGCGCTGTCGATCGCCCTCTTCACGATGGCGTCCGTGCGGCGAGTGAGGTACTCGATGCCGGTGGCCGCCGTGGTGCTGACTGCGCTGCCGGTGATCGCGGCCTTCGTTCGCTACCCGCAGATGGTGCTGATCTTTCCCGCGCTCGAGCATCAGCCGCAGACGTTCGGTGACATGCACAATCCACCGGACAACAGGATCCACAACGTCGTCTACGAAGGGATTGTGGACCGGCAGTGGCCGATCACGTTGTCGCTGATCCTCGTTCTGCCGCTGTGTGCCGGTGTTCTGGCCCGGCTCTACCGGCGGAACCGGTCTGCCGCGGCGCGGGAGGCGGAGCTTGAGCAGCGGGCGGTGGAGCAGGACGCTGCCCAGGTGGTGCTGACCGAGCGGTCGCACATCGCCCGGGATCTGCACGACGTGGTGGCGCACGCTGTGAACCTGATGGTCATCCAGGCGGAGACCGGGCCCGACCTGCTGAAACGGGGAGACGACGACGCGCTGGCGGGCTTTCAGCGGATCGGGGACGCCGGCCGCCGTGCGTTGGGCGAACTGGACCGGATGCTGTCGGCGCTGCGCGACGCCGAGGGTGTGCCCGACCCGGCGTTGACCCCGCAGCCCGGCCTCGCGGACCTCGGCCAGCTGGTGAAGAGCCTGTCGGACCAGGGTCTGCCGGTCGAGCTGGAGGTGCGGGGTGAGACCGACGGCGTTCCGGCGGGGATCCAGCTCACGGCGTACCGGCTGGTTCAGGAGGCGATGACCAATGTGGCCAAGCACGCGAAGGCACGCAGCGCCAGGATCCTGGTCGAGCGCAACGAGGCGGGTGTCGCGGTCCGGGTGATCGACGACGGGCAGGGGTTCGATCCGGGCCGCCGCCCGGACGGACGGCACGGCCTGACCGGTATGCAGGAGCGCGTCCGCATCCACGACGGCACATTGAGCATCAGCTCCAGCCCGGGATCCGGTACTACGGTCAGCGCGTGGCTGCCGGTGGGTGCGCGATGACCGTGAGCGCGTGGATCCCGGTGACGACGAAGGAGACCGAGTGATCAAGGTGATGGTGGTCGACGACCAGGACCTGGTCCGGGACGGGATCTCGATGATCCTCGACGGGCAGCCGGACATCGAGGTGGTCGCGCAGGCGGTCGACGGCGCCGACGCGCTGCACCAGGCTTCCGCCGTACTGGATCTCGGCGTGGTCCTGATGGACGTCCGGATGCCGGTGATGGACGGGATCGAGGCCACCCGGCGGCTGGTCGGGCGGCCGAACGCGCCCCGGGTGCTGATCCTGACCACCTTCGATCTGGACGAGTACGTGTACGACGCGCTCCGGGCCGGTGCGAGCGGCTTCCTGCTGAAACGGTCCTCGCGGGACGAGCTGATCAACGCGGTCCGGGTGATCGCCGACGGCGACGCCCTGCTGGCGCCACCGGTGACCCGGCGGCTGATCGACCGCTTCGCCGACAACCAGCTCGATCCCTCGATGGTGGCCCGGCTGGACGTCCTCACCGCCCGCGAACGCGAGGTTCTCGTCCTGGTTGCCAAAGGCAACTCGAACGCCGAGATCGCCGCCGCCCTGCACCTCACCGAGCACACCGTGAAAACCCACGTCAGCCGCATGCTCACCAAAACCGGCCTCCGCGACCGCGTCCAGGCAGTCATCCTCGCCTACAACACCGGCCTCGTCTCAGCCGGCCAACCCAGCTGACAACTCAGCTCTCGGTAATGGGCCCCAATGAGCGGCTGAGTGTTTCTGATTCGGCGGGGGACAGGAGGCGTTGGTCGGTCAGGTCGCTGTGTAGGCGGCTGCCGTCGGAGTGGAGTTGTACTTCGGTGAAGGTCTCTGGCGCGCCGGCTGCGTCGTACGACGAGAAGTCGCCGTGGTGGGCCAGCCAGCGGACCGACGTCGGGTCTACCCCGAACAGTGCAGCGGCCGCCGTCGCGGCGCCGGCATAGTCGCTCACCAGACCGACGGCGTCCGGGTTCCCGGCGAGCTCCGAGAGCACGACGACCGGGCGTTCGGGGGCGGACCGGGCGAGGCGACCGAGGCAGTAGGCGGAACCACCCGAACTGTGCTGCCAGCGAATCACCGCCGGCTCGCCGCCTCGTACCTCAGTTGGTTGTCCACTCCCACTGCTCACGTCGGAAACCCTATTCGACCGCTGGCCCCGGATGCTGGGTGAACCGCAGCGTGTACTCCGGCGGCGTGTGCCAGTTCGCTCTCGGGCCGAACCTATCAGTACTGAGAGGGGTGAAGCCGGGGGACGGCTCCACCCCTCTCTTAGCTACTACTTCAGGCCG
This region includes:
- a CDS encoding sensor histidine kinase; the encoded protein is MSGEIAPYGGAGGRMIRVRALVASGNFDIVLAVIGLAITQVQLVRQPGGWPDAALPVQVFLAAAPALLAIRRVDPVLASAGLVIGAYLSVLVNRGDFDYVLLIGGALALWSLASRCRVRTVLVAGAVITAVPVVARVRWGVFESALFPSIYRQVANDPLWDAAASGGPSLEDYNRAMASRWPWWLSVVLFAVCLLSLLYRRLRRTAVVERTVWERIEDLRTFLLTTAALDAVLAMVTTSLMLADLGRDIARGNWWSAPGWMPYVIAFSALTLVQRRKWPAVPVVVLAIGALLAYWQTSTSWSVLVALSIALFTMASVRRVRYSMPVAAVVLTALPVIAAFVRYPQMVLIFPALEHQPQTFGDMHNPPDNRIHNVVYEGIVDRQWPITLSLILVLPLCAGVLARLYRRNRSAAAREAELEQRAVEQDAAQVVLTERSHIARDLHDVVAHAVNLMVIQAETGPDLLKRGDDDALAGFQRIGDAGRRALGELDRMLSALRDAEGVPDPALTPQPGLADLGQLVKSLSDQGLPVELEVRGETDGVPAGIQLTAYRLVQEAMTNVAKHAKARSARILVERNEAGVAVRVIDDGQGFDPGRRPDGRHGLTGMQERVRIHDGTLSISSSPGSGTTVSAWLPVGAR
- a CDS encoding response regulator transcription factor, whose translation is MIKVMVVDDQDLVRDGISMILDGQPDIEVVAQAVDGADALHQASAVLDLGVVLMDVRMPVMDGIEATRRLVGRPNAPRVLILTTFDLDEYVYDALRAGASGFLLKRSSRDELINAVRVIADGDALLAPPVTRRLIDRFADNQLDPSMVARLDVLTAREREVLVLVAKGNSNAEIAAALHLTEHTVKTHVSRMLTKTGLRDRVQAVILAYNTGLVSAGQPS